Genomic window (Blastocatellia bacterium):
CTTGGTTAGTATTACTAGCAAACCCAGGCAATTTATAAGCTAAGTTTGTAGCACCTGGATCTTCAGGGTCTTCTAAATTGGAAATAGGCTGTGCTGGTTCTAAAGGCTTGCTACGTTTAGGAAGACTAGGTGGAGCAGGAGGCACAAAGGGCGCGGATGGGCGTGGGTTACTGCTTACAGGCACGTGTGCTTTTGTTGGTGGTTTAGTAGTTGTTGTAGGCAGTGCCGCACCACAATTGCGGCAATACTTTTGATCTATTGCGTTGTCTGTTCCACAGAAGGGACAATACATAACTTGGTTGCTCCTGCTTAGGATACTTTCTAATTAATCATTTAATTATAACTGTTTAACTACTTTAGTGCTTTATTAAATCTATCTTTTACAAGAAAAAGCCAGTTTATTATAACTGATGTTTGATATTATTTAGGCTACAAAATACCTATTCTAGCATTTTTGAAAAAATACTTTAACGATTAAATTTGCTTTGTTTAGGGTTTCTTTGAAATTTCTAGATATATTTAAGCGCATGTATTAGGTTTAATTGTTTAGTTTGATTTTAAGTTTGCCAAAAGCCACTAAGCTAACAACAGTATAACCAAAAACGGGTGCCAGCAAATAGACCGAAGCTCGGGGGAAGCTAAGAAACTGTTAGCTGGCACATTTGGGTAGTGATCGAAACAATGAAGGTTTCTAAAGTTCCTTCGTTTTAGATAGTTATAAGATGTTGATTTTACATAGTAGAACCAAAAAACTTAAATTAACTATCTAAGAAAATAGCAAAATTAGTATTACACGCAACACTTTATACTGTCAATGCAGCCTGTTTTATTTATGTTTATCAAAAAATCTTTTTTCAATAAAACTAACTGCTTTTACCTGCTCTTTGTTTTAATGCTTCATAAAGCAGTATAGCTGTAGCAGATGAGACATTTAGCGATTCCACTGGTTTTGTCATTGGAATTAATATGCTCTCTTTAGCTGCTTTAACTACTATAGGATCTACTCCATTGGCTTCAGAGCCAACTACTAATGCTGTTGGTACTGTCCAATTAAGTTCACTATAGTCTTTGCTAGCTTTATTACTAGCAACAACAATTTGTAAATTATGAGTATTGCAAAACTCAACTATTTGTTGGCTACGTAGATTTAAGATTAAAGGTAAGCGAAAGGCTGATCCCATCGAGGATCTTAAAGCTTTTAAGCTAAATGGATTAACTGTGCCAACCGTAGTAATTAAACTATCTACTCCTACAGCTTCTGCTGTACGTATGATAGTTCCAATATTGCCAGGATCTTGTAATTGTTGTGCTACAACTACTAATGGTAAAGGCTTACTAATTGCATCATCTAAACTAGAATAAGGTATTTGTACTATAGCCGCTACCCCCTGTGGAGAAACAACATCAGACATTGCTGTCATTATGGACTCTGTTACTAATGCACCTCGGCAGGAAAGATTTAAGAGTTGGCTATAAAGCTTTCTTCCTCGTTCTGTTTTATGTAATTGATCTGTGTAGGCAATTACTTCAAAATGTAGCTCAGAACTTATAGCTTCTTCCATTAAGCGTATACCTTCTATGAGAAGCAAATGTCTTTCATGACCTTGACGAACATCACGAAATTTCTTAATTAAAGGATTTTGACGACTAGTAATTTTATCTATTAACATATTATATGAATAACATTTCGTTAGGTTTACAAATTGAGCAAGCTGCAAAAATAATTAAAACCGGGGCTATAGTAGCCTTCCCAACAGATACATTTTATGGTTTAGCTTGTGATCCATTCAATGCTAACTCGGTGGAAAAACTTTACCAGATCAAAAAACGCTCTGGCAATAAGGCAATATTATTATTGGTTTCTTCAATAGTAATGTTAGATAGATGTGTTGATTGGGAGAAAATGTCTAAAGAAGCCATGCAGCAATTTGAATTATTAGCTAAAAGCTTCTGGCCCGGGCCCCTAACTATTGTATTTCCTGCTCTTAGCACTTTACCAAAAAATTTAGTGTCTGAAAATCAAACTATAGGAATTCGTTACCCCAAATATGATATTGCCCAGAAATTTACTCAAGCATCAGGTGGAATTATTACGGCTACAAGTGCTAATTTATCAGGGCAGGCTAATGCAGAAACGGCTCAAGAAGTTTTCTCCCAGCTAGGTGACACAATAGATTATATTTTAGATGCTGGCCCAAGTCCCGGTGGTAAAGCATCTACGCTAATTGATCTAAGTTGTAGTCCTCCAAAAATTATTCGTGAAGGAGCTATTGAAACTAAAGATATTCAACTTGTGTTAAGCAATAACTTAATAACAAGCTAAAACAAGTTAAGGCAAGCTAAAATGTAAAGTTTCTTTTGACAGCTAAATAGATAAAAATTATCCTTTAACAATAAAGCTTAAATTTTATAGGAAAAATATGTTAAATCAAACGCAAAAACCTTTAATTGGTATTCCTACACGTATAAACTATAATGATGATTCATTTTACTTAAGACGTTATTATAGTGAAGCTATCTATAATGCTGGTGGCATCCCTGTTTATTTACCATTGATTCCAGAAGTTGATTATATAGAAACAGTTGCTAATAATTTGGATGGAGTAGTCTTATCAGGAAATAACAGTGATGTTGATCCATTAAGATATGGACAAGGGCCCCATATAAAATTAGGTACAGTATCTGATGAAAGAGATGAAACAGATCTTTTACTTCTACAAGCTTGTGAAAGCCGCAAACTACCAATACTAGCAATTTGTTATGGTATGCAAATACTTAATGTTTATAGAGGTGGCACGCTTTTTCAAGATTTAGAGTCTCAAATTGATGAAGTCTTAAAACATCAGCAGGAAGGCAGTTATACCCGTGTTTCTCATAGCATAAAAATAAAAGAAGAAAGTTTATTGGCTATTTTAGCTGGTGGCAACACAGCTAGAGTTAATAGCCATCATCATCAAGGTGTAGATACATTAGGAAGAGATCTTGAACCTATTGCATGGTCAGCAGATGGACTTGTAGAGGCTGTGATTAATACTAGAGTAGACCAATTTATTTTAGGTGTTCAATGGCACCCTGAAGCAGGTTGGGAAAAAGATTCTCTCTCTCAAGCGTTGTTTAAGCATTTTATTTCTAGAACTATGCGTAGATAATATTAGACTTATTTAAGAGTATATATTTAGATTGATTTTTTTCGGAAATCTAGTTTTGTATCTAAATAATAGCTTTGTTAGTATAGTCGCATTATTTGTGTAAATATTCTGTTAATTGATATTAAGCAAAATAGCAAGTTTTAAGTAGTTAAGAACTGTTTTGAGATTGTTGCCAGAAAGTTTTAGTGATTTGACTGTATTACATTGATGTTTATTGCTATATCTTTCAATTTTTTACTTACTGCCAAAATACACACCCAGTTAAAAAGCAGCTAATAAACAACTGTCTACATTTACAACTATTTAACTTTCTAAAAAACAACTTTTTTAACGTAAAATATGTTGTTTTACTTAATATAATAAGTAGTGCTGGAAGCTACTATTGAAGTATAAACTCTTTATTTTACCAGCTTTTAAAGCAGGTATATTTTATTTCGTTTTGGAGTAGAAAAAATACATGAGCGCACAATCAAGTCTCGTGCAGGAGCGTCCTTGGGAACGTCCTTGGTGGAAACCTAGCAAGAAAAATTATTTAACTTTTGTTTATATGGTTGTTGTACATATTTTAGCTATAGTAGGTATTACCTTACAGGTTCTTGGACTTACTGGAGTAATAGATTATGCTTTACCAAGTGGTAAAGTAATGTTAGGAACTTTTATATTAACCGTTTTAGGTGGTTTAGGAACAACGGTTTGTTATCACCGTGCTTTGTCACATAGAGCATTAAAACTTAATAAAGTTGTAGAGCATATTTTAATATTTTTTACAGTTCTAAATGGTAATGGTTCACCGCTAACTTGGGTTGCTAATCACCGCGAACACCATGCAAAAGCTGATACAGAGGAAGACACTTCTAGCCCTAGACATGGTGGTTTTTGGTGGGCGCATCTTCGATGGGTCTATCAATGGCCCGGATCAGAGCTTAAAAAATGGGCACCAGATATGGATAAAACACAATATCATTTCTGGGATAAAGCCCTGCCTTATATCATATTGTTTGCTATGGTTTGGGGGATTATTTGGGGATGGCAAGCATTTTTTTGGCTAGGTGCAATTCGTATGCTATATTCCTTACATTTTCAAATGGTAGTTAATAGCGTACTTCATCTTTCACCAGGCTCTGTTATGGGAGAAGATTCTAGCCGTAATATTGGTTGGTTAGGGCCTTTTCAGCTAGGTGCTTGGGGAGAAAATTGGCATCATAATCATCATAACGCTGCTAATGTAGCAAAATTTAGCCGTCATTGGACACAAATAGATGTTGGTTGGTATTGTATTTTTATCTTAGAAAAACTTGGTTTAGCTAGAGATGTACGTCTACCTAGAGAAAAAAATTAGTTTTTACTAAAAATAATTTCTATTAGCTTTAAGAAAAACTCATGAAAAAGTAAATTTCATGAGTTTTTTTCTTTTGGCTGGTTTATTATTATTTAGTAATAATCTTCAACTTAATTTGCATTAACTAAGCTATTTTCTTGTAGGATTTTTAATTATGGAAATCTATATCCCTCAAGTCCCATCTACTGGTTCCGACACACAAACTAACCCAAATGGTTATATTGTTCAGCCAGGAGATACCCTAGAAAGTATTGCAGCGCAATTTGGTGTAGAAATTAATGAGCTTATTGCTGCAAATTTTAAGGATGGTTCAGTAGGTGAATTAGTAGCAGGTCAAGAATTAGAGATTCCTTTAGACCCAAATGTTACAGGATTTATTGAACATAATGTTAAACGAGGCGATACAAAAGAAAATATTGCTACACAATATCAAGTTAGCGAAAATGTTTTATTAAGAGCTAATCCTTCGCTAGCAAATACACCAACATTACCTCCAAATTTCCTGGTAAAAATACCTCAGTTTACTGCTAATAAAGCTGATGAAGCTAATAAAAACAATAATTTGCCAGATAGTTATACAATGAAATTAGGAGACACTTTAGCGGAAATTGCTAAAAAACATGGTGTTTCAACTGAAGAATTAAAAAAAGCTAACCCAGAAATTGCGGATATAAATAAAAACTACCCTGGTATGGTAATTAAATTTGCCCAATCCAAAAAGCCTTTAGAAGAAAATAATAGCCAAATTAAAGATAGTTTTACGGCAGGTGTTGGTTTTGATAATTTTTCTAAACTCCGTTTTCAAATGATGGGCAATCAAAAATCGCTAGATAACCCTTTAACACCGCCAGGTTTTGGTACTAATCAAACTCCTATAAACCAACACGAAGAAGAGCAGGAAAAGAAACCGGATCAAAAACGTCGTCCTGCTATGCCTGCTCCCTTTGATAAATGGGCTGAATTTATTTATCTAGCGGCAGAAAAATATGCAGTAGAAGCATCTTTAATTGCTGCAATTATTTGGCAGGAAAGTGGCGGTAATAATATTATTGGTAAAAACGGTCATGGATGTGGGCTAATGCAAATAGATGACCGCCGTTACAATGATTGGTTACGTAGTAATCAGCAAGGTTTAGACCCTGCAACCAATATAGACTTTGGCACTTCTATTGTTAAGAAGTGTTTAGATCATTTTAGAGGTGATCCAAAACTAGCTTTAGCCGCTTATTCTGTTGGAATAGAAACTATAGAATGGGCAATGAAAAGCAATTTACCCGATATGATAGGCAGTCGCTATGCTTTTGATGTCCTTTCACAACGAGAATATTTTAGAAAATTTTTTGAGGACTAATTTTAGTTTGTGACAGTGAATAGTAAAAAACTTCCAATAATTCTTATTATTTTTATAGTATTAACTACTTCAGTAATACTATATTTCCAAGGTCGTTCATTAATTTGTACTTGTGGGACAGTTTTTCTTTGGGTAGGGGATATTTGGAGTTCAAATAATTCTCAACATCTATTTGATCCGTATAGTTTTACGCATTTATTACATGGCTTTTTATTTGGTTGGCTACTTTTATTACCTAAGAAAAAATTTTCTTATAGTTGGAAATTGACATTAGTAGTACTAACAGAATCTATTTGGGAAATAGTTGAAAATTCTAACTTTATAATAAATCGCTATCGGGAAAATACCTTAGCACTTGGTTATCAAGGCGATACAATTATAAACTCGCTAAGTGATATTTTAATGTGTGCAACAGGTTTTAGCCTTGCTAGATATTTAGGATTTAAAAAGTCTTTAATTGTTTTTGTTATAACAGAAATTATTTTGCTACTTTGGATTAGGGATAATCTAACACTAAACATCATTATGTTGCTATATCCTTTAGAAAGCATTAAAACTTGGCAAATGGGAAATCAATAAAAAGCTAAAAGAAAGTTGTTTTTAACATCTTGTTAGACAAGAAAAAATTACCAACTACAGCAATTATTATTGGAATAGTAAGCTTATTTTCTGATTTAAGTACAGAAATGGCTTACCCACTACTACCTTTATTTATCAGCACTTTACCCGGATACTCTCCTATTTACTTAGGTCTAATAGAAGGTGTTGCTGAGGCTACAGCTAGCATTGTCACAGCCTTTTCTGGTTGGATTTCAGATTGGTTTCAAAAACGTAAAACTATTGCAATTTTAGGCTATGGGATGACTACGCTAGCAAAACCAGTAATTGCACTTGCTACAGGTATTCCAATGGTGCTAACAGGTCGTTTTATGGATAGGTTTGGGAAAGGCATCCGTTCAGCACCAAAAGACACTATGTTAGCTAATGTTGCTACAGTAGAAAATCGAGGACAAGTTTTTGGATTTGAAAGAATGATGGATAGTGCTGGCGCGGTAATCGGGCCTGCTGTTGCAATAGCACTTTTCTATCAATTTGGATTTTCCCTACAAACAGTTTTTCTTTTAACTGTTATTCCTTCATTGCTAGCTTTTTTCTGTTTATTTTTAGTAGAAGAGAAAGAAACGCAAGAAAGCAGCAAAAAAATCTTTTCTTTTCAAGGCTTAAGCCGTGAATTTTGGTTATTTTTAGTAATAAATACAGTTTTTAACTTAGGTAATTCAACAAATGCTTTTTTAATTCTAAAAGCTAGTGAAGTTGGAATGGGAGTAATTACTTCTGTTGGTTGTTATATGCTTTATAACGCGATTTATTGTTTTGGCTCTTATCCAGCAGGGGTTTTTTCTGATAGATTAGGACGTAAGAGCATTTTATTAATAGGGTTTTTGATTTTTGCTCTTTCTTATCTAGGTTTTGCTTTTGCACAAACTTCTTTTTGGGTTTGGATATTATTTGCTTTTTATGGTGTTTATCCTGCTTTAACTGATGGTGTAGGCAAAGCAATGGCAGTAGATTTAACTACTCCTCAAGTA
Coding sequences:
- a CDS encoding DUF2585 family protein — its product is MTVNSKKLPIILIIFIVLTTSVILYFQGRSLICTCGTVFLWVGDIWSSNNSQHLFDPYSFTHLLHGFLFGWLLLLPKKKFSYSWKLTLVVLTESIWEIVENSNFIINRYRENTLALGYQGDTIINSLSDILMCATGFSLARYLGFKKSLIVFVITEIILLLWIRDNLTLNIIMLLYPLESIKTWQMGNQ
- a CDS encoding fatty acid desaturase, with translation MSAQSSLVQERPWERPWWKPSKKNYLTFVYMVVVHILAIVGITLQVLGLTGVIDYALPSGKVMLGTFILTVLGGLGTTVCYHRALSHRALKLNKVVEHILIFFTVLNGNGSPLTWVANHREHHAKADTEEDTSSPRHGGFWWAHLRWVYQWPGSELKKWAPDMDKTQYHFWDKALPYIILFAMVWGIIWGWQAFFWLGAIRMLYSLHFQMVVNSVLHLSPGSVMGEDSSRNIGWLGPFQLGAWGENWHHNHHNAANVAKFSRHWTQIDVGWYCIFILEKLGLARDVRLPREKN
- a CDS encoding gamma-glutamyl-gamma-aminobutyrate hydrolase family protein, with amino-acid sequence MLNQTQKPLIGIPTRINYNDDSFYLRRYYSEAIYNAGGIPVYLPLIPEVDYIETVANNLDGVVLSGNNSDVDPLRYGQGPHIKLGTVSDERDETDLLLLQACESRKLPILAICYGMQILNVYRGGTLFQDLESQIDEVLKHQQEGSYTRVSHSIKIKEESLLAILAGGNTARVNSHHHQGVDTLGRDLEPIAWSADGLVEAVINTRVDQFILGVQWHPEAGWEKDSLSQALFKHFISRTMRR
- a CDS encoding LysM peptidoglycan-binding domain-containing protein, translating into MEIYIPQVPSTGSDTQTNPNGYIVQPGDTLESIAAQFGVEINELIAANFKDGSVGELVAGQELEIPLDPNVTGFIEHNVKRGDTKENIATQYQVSENVLLRANPSLANTPTLPPNFLVKIPQFTANKADEANKNNNLPDSYTMKLGDTLAEIAKKHGVSTEELKKANPEIADINKNYPGMVIKFAQSKKPLEENNSQIKDSFTAGVGFDNFSKLRFQMMGNQKSLDNPLTPPGFGTNQTPINQHEEEQEKKPDQKRRPAMPAPFDKWAEFIYLAAEKYAVEASLIAAIIWQESGGNNIIGKNGHGCGLMQIDDRRYNDWLRSNQQGLDPATNIDFGTSIVKKCLDHFRGDPKLALAAYSVGIETIEWAMKSNLPDMIGSRYAFDVLSQREYFRKFFED
- a CDS encoding threonylcarbamoyl-AMP synthase — its product is MNNISLGLQIEQAAKIIKTGAIVAFPTDTFYGLACDPFNANSVEKLYQIKKRSGNKAILLLVSSIVMLDRCVDWEKMSKEAMQQFELLAKSFWPGPLTIVFPALSTLPKNLVSENQTIGIRYPKYDIAQKFTQASGGIITATSANLSGQANAETAQEVFSQLGDTIDYILDAGPSPGGKASTLIDLSCSPPKIIREGAIETKDIQLVLSNNLITS
- a CDS encoding RNA methyltransferase encodes the protein MLIDKITSRQNPLIKKFRDVRQGHERHLLLIEGIRLMEEAISSELHFEVIAYTDQLHKTERGRKLYSQLLNLSCRGALVTESIMTAMSDVVSPQGVAAIVQIPYSSLDDAISKPLPLVVVAQQLQDPGNIGTIIRTAEAVGVDSLITTVGTVNPFSLKALRSSMGSAFRLPLILNLRSQQIVEFCNTHNLQIVVASNKASKDYSELNWTVPTALVVGSEANGVDPIVVKAAKESILIPMTKPVESLNVSSATAILLYEALKQRAGKSS
- a CDS encoding MFS transporter, coding for MLDKKKLPTTAIIIGIVSLFSDLSTEMAYPLLPLFISTLPGYSPIYLGLIEGVAEATASIVTAFSGWISDWFQKRKTIAILGYGMTTLAKPVIALATGIPMVLTGRFMDRFGKGIRSAPKDTMLANVATVENRGQVFGFERMMDSAGAVIGPAVAIALFYQFGFSLQTVFLLTVIPSLLAFFCLFLVEEKETQESSKKIFSFQGLSREFWLFLVINTVFNLGNSTNAFLILKASEVGMGVITSVGCYMLYNAIYCFGSYPAGVFSDRLGRKSILLIGFLIFALSYLGFAFAQTSFWVWILFAFYGVYPALTDGVGKAMAVDLTTPQVRATAIGLFAASVGLTRIPASYLGGVLWKYYGSSATFYFGAIAALLAFVLLLFFNPKQKQVEI